The following coding sequences are from one Luteimonas sp. S4-F44 window:
- a CDS encoding YdcH family protein → MFEAHSQVELEEIMKGNVEFRQLYYRHKELDKKVLNAELGVLPVDEATLSQMKREKLAAKDRLASMYDAMQKH, encoded by the coding sequence ATGTTCGAAGCGCACTCGCAGGTGGAACTCGAAGAAATCATGAAGGGCAACGTCGAGTTCCGACAGCTCTACTACCGGCACAAGGAATTGGACAAGAAAGTGCTCAACGCCGAGTTGGGCGTGTTGCCGGTGGATGAAGCCACGCTGTCGCAGATGAAGCGCGAGAAACTTGCCGCGAAGGACCGCCTGGCGTCGATGTACGACGCGATGCAGAAACACTAG
- a CDS encoding DUF4398 domain-containing protein: MKTSFAYIRPLLGAAVLACALSLAGCASAPPPTEDLAAARLSVARAGDADADQYAPTQIDQARRALEQAQAAAGNGRDAEARTLALSASALADLAHARARQAVTEAELAQRRAEITNLRQRLQGEN; encoded by the coding sequence ATGAAGACAAGCTTCGCATACATCCGGCCACTGCTGGGCGCAGCCGTGCTCGCCTGTGCCCTGTCGCTCGCAGGCTGCGCCAGCGCACCGCCACCGACCGAGGATCTCGCGGCCGCACGACTGTCGGTCGCCCGGGCAGGCGACGCCGACGCCGACCAGTACGCCCCGACGCAGATCGACCAGGCGCGCCGCGCGCTCGAGCAGGCGCAGGCAGCGGCCGGTAACGGCCGCGATGCCGAAGCGCGGACGCTCGCGCTGTCGGCCTCCGCGCTCGCCGATCTGGCCCACGCCCGCGCGCGCCAGGCGGTCACCGAGGCCGAATTGGCGCAGCGACGCGCCGAGATCACCAATCTGCGCCAGCGGCTGCAGGGGGAGAACTGA